A window of the Rhizobium brockwellii genome harbors these coding sequences:
- a CDS encoding P-II family nitrogen regulator, which yields MKKIEAIIKPFKLDEVKEALQEVGLQGITVTEAKGFGRQKGHTELYRGAEYVVDFLPKVKVEVVLADENAEAVIDAIRKAAQTGRIGDGKIFVSNVEEVIRIRTGETGIDAI from the coding sequence ATGAAAAAGATCGAAGCGATCATTAAGCCTTTCAAGCTGGACGAAGTGAAGGAAGCCCTTCAGGAAGTTGGCCTGCAGGGTATCACGGTCACGGAAGCCAAGGGTTTCGGCCGTCAGAAGGGTCACACGGAACTCTACCGCGGAGCCGAATACGTCGTCGATTTCCTGCCGAAGGTCAAAGTCGAGGTCGTACTGGCCGACGAGAACGCGGAGGCTGTCATCGATGCGATCCGCAAGGCGGCGCAGACCGGCCGCATCGGCGACGGAAAGATCTTCGTCTCCAACGTCGAAGAGGTTATCCGCATCCGCACCGGCGAGACCGGCATCGATGCCATCTGA
- a CDS encoding DsbA family oxidoreductase has product MERITIDVVSDVVCPWCYLGKARLELAIAEVQDQIGVDINWRPYQLNPDYPKEGVDQKKALAEKLGGEERVAQAHKMLSDYGREVGIAFNFEAIKIGPNTLDAHRLVHWAMIEGREKQDKVVAALFKANFEEGRNVGYHAVLLDIAEKAGLDRSVIGSLLASDADRDLIVAEIKAAQEMGVNGVPFFIFDQQYAVSGAQTPDVLANALRDIAKAKAEARSGMN; this is encoded by the coding sequence ATGGAGCGTATCACCATCGACGTCGTCTCAGATGTCGTCTGCCCCTGGTGCTATCTCGGCAAGGCGCGGCTGGAACTCGCCATCGCCGAGGTGCAGGACCAAATCGGCGTCGATATCAACTGGCGGCCGTACCAGCTCAATCCCGACTATCCCAAGGAAGGTGTCGACCAGAAGAAGGCGCTGGCGGAAAAGCTCGGCGGCGAGGAGCGCGTGGCGCAGGCGCATAAGATGCTCAGCGATTACGGCCGCGAGGTCGGCATCGCCTTTAATTTCGAGGCGATCAAGATCGGCCCGAACACGCTCGATGCGCATCGACTGGTCCACTGGGCGATGATCGAAGGTCGCGAGAAGCAGGACAAGGTCGTTGCGGCGCTGTTCAAGGCGAATTTCGAGGAAGGCCGCAATGTCGGCTACCATGCGGTGTTGCTCGATATCGCCGAAAAGGCCGGGCTCGACCGTTCAGTCATCGGCTCGCTGCTTGCCTCCGATGCCGATCGCGATCTAATCGTCGCCGAGATCAAGGCGGCGCAGGAGATGGGCGTCAACGGCGTGCCGTTCTTCATCTTCGATCAGCAATACGCCGTCAGCGGCGCACAGACGCCCGACGTGCTGGCGAACGCACTGCGGGACATCGCCAAGGCGAAGGCCGAGGCGCGATCAGGCATGAACTGA
- the glnA gene encoding type I glutamate--ammonia ligase: MATASEILKQIKENDVKFVDLRFTDPKGKLQHVTMDVVCVDEDMFADGVMFDGSSIGGWKAINESDMVLMPDTETVHMDPFFAQSTMVIVCDILDPVSGEAYNRDPRGTAKKAEAYLKASGIGDTIFVGPEAEFFVFDDVKYKADPYNTGFKLDSTELPSNDDTDYETGNLGHRPRVKGGYFPVPPVDSAQDMRSEMLTVLSEMGVVVEKHHHEVAAAQHELGIKFDTLVRNADKMQIYKYVVHQVANAYGKTATFMPKPIFGDNGSGMHVHQSIWKGGKPTFAGDEYAGLSESCLYYIGGIIKHAKAINAFTNPSTNSYKRLVPGYEAPVLLAYSARNRSASCRIPFGTNPKAKRVEVRFPDPTANPYLAFAAMLMAGLDGIKNKIHPGKAMDKDLYDLPPKELKKIPTVCGSLREALESLDKDRKFLTAGGVFDDDQIDAFIELKMAEVMRFEMTPHPVEYDMYYSA, encoded by the coding sequence ATGGCGACCGCAAGCGAAATTCTGAAGCAGATCAAGGAGAACGACGTAAAGTTCGTCGATCTGCGTTTCACCGACCCGAAGGGCAAGCTGCAGCATGTGACGATGGACGTTGTCTGCGTCGACGAAGACATGTTCGCTGACGGCGTGATGTTCGACGGCTCCTCGATCGGCGGCTGGAAGGCCATCAACGAGTCCGACATGGTGCTGATGCCCGACACCGAAACGGTGCATATGGACCCGTTCTTCGCCCAGTCGACCATGGTCATCGTCTGCGACATCCTCGATCCGGTCTCCGGCGAGGCCTATAACCGCGATCCGCGCGGCACCGCCAAGAAGGCCGAAGCCTATCTGAAGGCCTCCGGCATCGGCGACACCATCTTCGTCGGCCCGGAAGCCGAATTCTTCGTCTTCGACGACGTCAAGTACAAGGCCGATCCTTATAACACCGGCTTCAAGCTCGATTCCACCGAATTGCCGTCGAACGACGACACCGACTACGAGACCGGCAACCTCGGGCACCGTCCGCGTGTCAAGGGCGGCTACTTCCCGGTTCCCCCCGTCGATAGCGCCCAGGACATGCGTTCTGAAATGCTGACGGTTCTCTCCGAAATGGGCGTCGTCGTCGAAAAGCATCACCACGAAGTGGCCGCTGCCCAGCACGAACTCGGCATCAAGTTCGACACGCTCGTTCGCAACGCCGACAAGATGCAGATCTACAAGTATGTCGTGCACCAGGTGGCCAACGCCTATGGCAAAACGGCGACCTTCATGCCGAAGCCGATCTTCGGCGACAACGGCTCGGGCATGCACGTGCACCAGTCGATCTGGAAGGGCGGCAAGCCGACCTTCGCCGGTGACGAATATGCAGGTCTTTCGGAAAGTTGCCTCTATTATATCGGCGGCATCATCAAGCACGCCAAGGCAATCAACGCTTTCACCAACCCGTCGACGAACTCCTACAAGCGTCTCGTCCCGGGTTATGAAGCCCCGGTACTGCTGGCCTATTCCGCGCGTAACCGCTCGGCTTCCTGCCGCATTCCGTTCGGCACCAACCCGAAGGCAAAGCGCGTCGAAGTCCGCTTCCCGGATCCGACCGCGAACCCCTATCTCGCCTTCGCCGCCATGCTGATGGCCGGCCTCGACGGCATCAAGAACAAGATCCATCCCGGCAAGGCCATGGACAAGGATCTCTACGACCTGCCGCCGAAGGAATTGAAAAAGATCCCGACCGTCTGCGGCAGCTTGCGCGAAGCGCTCGAAAGCCTCGACAAGGACCGCAAGTTCTTGACGGCCGGCGGCGTCTTCGACGACGACCAGATCGATGCCTTCATCGAGCTGAAGATGGCTGAGGTGATGCGTTTCGAAATGACGCCGCATCCGGTCGAATACGACATGTACTATTCGGCCTGA
- the hspQ gene encoding heat shock protein HspQ, with amino-acid sequence MKERVAKFSIGEVVRHKVFPFRGVIFDVDPEFANTEEWWNSIPAEVRPSRDQPFYHLLAENDESEYVAYVSEQNLMNDESGTPLRNPQIYQIFDQAPSGQFKPKMSFAH; translated from the coding sequence ATGAAAGAAAGAGTAGCAAAGTTCAGTATCGGCGAAGTGGTTCGGCACAAGGTATTTCCGTTTCGCGGCGTCATCTTCGACGTTGATCCTGAGTTCGCGAATACGGAGGAGTGGTGGAATTCCATTCCGGCCGAGGTGCGCCCTAGCAGGGACCAGCCCTTCTATCACCTGCTCGCTGAAAATGACGAAAGCGAATATGTCGCCTACGTCTCCGAGCAGAACCTGATGAACGACGAAAGCGGCACGCCGCTTCGCAACCCACAGATCTACCAGATCTTCGATCAGGCCCCGTCAGGGCAGTTCAAACCCAAGATGAGCTTCGCCCACTAG
- a CDS encoding invasion associated locus B family protein, whose translation MMFKSEMKMRAALSVLAVVFGASAPVSSFAQDAAAQAPADAPAQAAGAPKLGWYKTCSKQEDNDICVVQNLILANGGQLVTAVGLISVSGKINRKLLQVSVPTARLVPPGVIMQIDGGKGQKLDYAVCLPDKCTAEIPLTDAMIASLKKGSDVIFTSINFRRAPNPIKISLEGFTGAYDGEPVSESKLAESQRSLQDSMQKKAEEARKKLEDAQKAAKAQ comes from the coding sequence ATGATGTTCAAGTCTGAAATGAAAATGCGGGCAGCACTGTCCGTTCTGGCGGTGGTGTTCGGCGCTTCGGCTCCGGTCTCCTCCTTCGCACAGGATGCGGCAGCGCAGGCTCCGGCCGATGCCCCGGCACAGGCCGCAGGAGCGCCGAAGCTCGGCTGGTACAAGACCTGCAGCAAGCAGGAAGACAACGACATCTGTGTTGTCCAGAACCTGATCCTCGCCAATGGCGGCCAGCTCGTTACGGCGGTCGGCCTGATCTCGGTTTCCGGCAAGATCAACCGCAAGCTCCTGCAGGTCTCGGTTCCCACGGCACGCCTTGTTCCTCCCGGGGTCATCATGCAGATCGACGGCGGCAAGGGCCAGAAGCTCGATTACGCTGTCTGCCTGCCGGACAAGTGCACCGCCGAAATTCCGCTGACCGACGCGATGATCGCCAGCCTCAAGAAGGGCAGCGACGTGATCTTCACCTCGATCAACTTCCGCCGCGCCCCGAACCCGATCAAGATTTCGCTTGAAGGCTTCACCGGTGCTTATGACGGCGAACCGGTTTCCGAATCCAAGCTTGCTGAAAGCCAGCGCAGCCTGCAGGACAGCATGCAGAAGAAGGCCGAGGAGGCCCGCAAGAAGCTGGAAGACGCCCAGAAGGCAGCCAAGGCGCAGTAA
- a CDS encoding extracellular solute-binding protein produces the protein MLRIVVPLVLSLLCGTVAAEPLHGIALHGIAMHGEPALPADYKHFPYVNPDVKKGGKITYGVVGTFDNLNPFILKSMRTTARGMWDPDYGNLVYESLMQRSRDEPFTLYGLLAETVEWDDDRRFIQFNLNPKAKWADGQPVTPEDVMFTFELMRDKGRVPFANRLNVVAKMEKVGEHSVRFTFNDKADRETPLIFGLFPVLPKHAIDPATFDRSSLTPPVGSGPYKVKTVKPGESITYERDPNYWGKDIPAKVGTDNYDQITVQYFLQDTTLFEAFKKGDVDIYPDGNPGHWANAYNFPAVTSGAVVKDVFTPKLPSGMLGFVFNTRRPIFADPKVREGLSLVFDFEWANKNLYSGAYKRTQSFWQNSELSSFGVPANAAELALLGPIKDKIAPEILDGTYKLPVTDGSGRDRNVLKQAVEQLKQGGYTIQGGKMLDGSGRQLAFEIMTQNADQEKLAVAYQRSLQTIGIAVSIRTVDDSQYQSRTNSFDYDMIMKSYTSSLSPGNEQLGRWSSAAKTREGSDSFAGAADPDLDALIDHLLRARSAEDFTAAVRSYDRLLLSGHYVLPLYHMDQQWVARSKRIGHPDTVPLYGYQLPVWWDASAQ, from the coding sequence ATGCTCCGGATCGTCGTCCCCCTCGTCCTCTCGCTGCTGTGCGGCACTGTTGCCGCCGAGCCGCTGCACGGCATCGCGCTGCACGGCATCGCGATGCACGGCGAGCCGGCCTTGCCGGCCGACTACAAACACTTCCCTTACGTCAATCCCGACGTGAAAAAGGGCGGCAAGATCACCTATGGCGTGGTCGGCACCTTCGACAACCTCAACCCGTTCATCCTGAAGAGCATGCGCACGACGGCGCGCGGTATGTGGGATCCGGATTATGGCAATCTCGTCTACGAATCGCTGATGCAGCGTTCCAGGGACGAGCCCTTCACACTCTACGGCCTTCTGGCCGAGACGGTCGAATGGGACGACGACCGGAGATTCATCCAGTTTAATCTCAATCCGAAGGCGAAATGGGCCGATGGCCAGCCGGTGACGCCCGAAGACGTGATGTTCACCTTCGAGCTGATGCGCGACAAGGGCCGCGTGCCCTTCGCCAACCGCCTCAACGTCGTCGCCAAGATGGAAAAGGTCGGCGAACACAGCGTGCGCTTCACCTTCAACGACAAGGCCGACCGGGAGACGCCGCTGATCTTCGGTCTGTTCCCGGTGCTGCCGAAACATGCGATCGATCCGGCAACCTTCGACCGTTCGTCGCTGACGCCGCCGGTCGGCTCCGGTCCCTACAAGGTGAAGACGGTGAAGCCCGGCGAGAGCATCACCTATGAGCGCGATCCGAACTACTGGGGCAAGGACATTCCCGCCAAGGTCGGCACGGACAATTACGACCAGATCACCGTCCAGTATTTCCTGCAGGATACGACGCTGTTTGAGGCCTTCAAGAAGGGCGATGTCGATATCTATCCCGACGGCAATCCCGGTCATTGGGCCAATGCCTATAATTTCCCCGCCGTCACCTCGGGGGCTGTGGTCAAGGACGTGTTCACACCGAAACTACCAAGCGGCATGCTCGGCTTCGTGTTCAACACGCGCCGGCCGATCTTTGCCGATCCCAAGGTGCGCGAAGGCCTGTCGCTGGTGTTCGATTTCGAATGGGCGAACAAGAACCTTTATTCCGGCGCCTACAAACGCACGCAGAGCTTCTGGCAGAATTCCGAGCTGTCGAGTTTCGGGGTTCCTGCCAATGCGGCCGAGCTTGCCCTGCTCGGGCCGATCAAGGACAAGATCGCGCCGGAGATTCTCGACGGCACCTACAAGCTGCCGGTCACCGACGGCTCCGGCCGCGACCGCAATGTGCTGAAACAGGCCGTCGAGCAACTGAAACAGGGCGGCTATACGATCCAGGGCGGCAAGATGCTCGATGGCTCCGGCCGCCAGCTCGCCTTTGAGATCATGACGCAGAATGCCGACCAGGAGAAGCTTGCCGTCGCTTATCAGCGTTCGCTGCAGACGATCGGCATCGCAGTTTCGATCCGCACGGTCGACGATTCGCAGTATCAGAGCCGGACGAACAGCTTCGACTACGACATGATCATGAAGTCCTACACGTCCTCGCTATCGCCTGGAAACGAACAGCTCGGCCGCTGGTCTTCAGCCGCGAAGACCCGTGAGGGCAGCGACAGCTTCGCGGGCGCTGCCGACCCCGATCTCGATGCCTTGATCGATCATCTGCTCCGGGCGCGCTCGGCCGAGGATTTCACCGCGGCGGTGCGCTCCTACGACCGGCTGCTGCTTTCCGGCCATTACGTGCTGCCGCTCTATCATATGGACCAGCAATGGGTGGCGCGCAGCAAGCGCATCGGCCATCCCGACACCGTGCCGCTCTACGGCTACCAGCTGCCGGTATGGTGGGACGCGAGCGCGCAATAG